Proteins from a genomic interval of Oncorhynchus nerka isolate Pitt River linkage group LG13, Oner_Uvic_2.0, whole genome shotgun sequence:
- the LOC115140158 gene encoding chronophin-like isoform X2, protein MAGARALGFKGCLKIGGSQIRNLLNAKDFFLFDCDGVIWHGEEAITGAPTVVSSLIKHGKNVFFVTNNCTRPRKNYVNKFYRLGFTDVMQEQIFSSSYCSALYLRDVAKVQGKVFVIGGEGVRNELLQAGISFVGDEDAPDGTIFNCALASDVKAVLVGHDDKFTFLKLAKASCYLRDPECLFLATDVDPWHPLQDGRILPGSGCLTAALEVATGRKAMVIGKPSPFMFECISSQFRVDPAQCLMISLIGFRTCEDPYF, encoded by the exons ATGGCCGGCGCACGCGCCCTCGGCTTCAAGGGATGTCTGAAGATTGGAGGCTCTCAAATAAGAAATCTGCTTAATGCAAAAGATTTCTTCCTTTTCGATTGCGATGGCGTGATATGGCACGGAGAAGAGGCAATAACTGGTGCCCCTACGGTGGTGAGTTCTTTGATCAAACACGGCAAAAACGTGTTTTTCGTTACAAACAATTGCACTAGGCCACGTAAGAATTACGTGAACAAGTTCTACCGTCTGGGCTTTACTGATGTTATGCAAGAGCAGATATTCAGCTCCTCGTATTGTTCGGCGCTTTACCTGAGAGATGTCGCTAAGGTGCAAGGTAAGGTGTTTGTCATCGGTGGAGAGGGAGTGCGTAATGAACTGTTGCAGGCTGGCATTTCTTTCGTTGGTGACGAAGACGCGCCTGACGGCACTATATTTAACTGCGCATTGGCCTCGGATGTCAAAGCGGTCCTCGTTGGACATGATGACAAGTTTACCTTCCTTAAATTGGCCAAAGCCTCCTGCTATTTGCGGGATCCAGAGTGTCTGTTTTTGGCCACTGACGTGGACCCCTGGCACCCGCTGCAAGATGGAAGGATATTGCCAG gttcTGGGTGTCTGACAGCAGCGCTGGAAGTGGCAACAGGTCGGAAGGCTATGGTGATAGGCAAGCCCAGCCCCTTCATGTTTGAGTGCATCTCCAGCCAGTTCAGAGTTGACCCAGCCCAGTGCCTGATG ATATCCCTTATTGGTTTTAGAACATGTGAAGATCCATATTTCTGA
- the LOC115140158 gene encoding chronophin-like isoform X1, with translation MAGARALGFKGCLKIGGSQIRNLLNAKDFFLFDCDGVIWHGEEAITGAPTVVSSLIKHGKNVFFVTNNCTRPRKNYVNKFYRLGFTDVMQEQIFSSSYCSALYLRDVAKVQGKVFVIGGEGVRNELLQAGISFVGDEDAPDGTIFNCALASDVKAVLVGHDDKFTFLKLAKASCYLRDPECLFLATDVDPWHPLQDGRILPGSGCLTAALEVATGRKAMVIGKPSPFMFECISSQFRVDPAQCLMVGDRLETDMLFGANCGLDTMLTLTGISQMKTAQEYRDSDHSTNQSFVPDYVVDTIADFLPAFED, from the exons ATGGCCGGCGCACGCGCCCTCGGCTTCAAGGGATGTCTGAAGATTGGAGGCTCTCAAATAAGAAATCTGCTTAATGCAAAAGATTTCTTCCTTTTCGATTGCGATGGCGTGATATGGCACGGAGAAGAGGCAATAACTGGTGCCCCTACGGTGGTGAGTTCTTTGATCAAACACGGCAAAAACGTGTTTTTCGTTACAAACAATTGCACTAGGCCACGTAAGAATTACGTGAACAAGTTCTACCGTCTGGGCTTTACTGATGTTATGCAAGAGCAGATATTCAGCTCCTCGTATTGTTCGGCGCTTTACCTGAGAGATGTCGCTAAGGTGCAAGGTAAGGTGTTTGTCATCGGTGGAGAGGGAGTGCGTAATGAACTGTTGCAGGCTGGCATTTCTTTCGTTGGTGACGAAGACGCGCCTGACGGCACTATATTTAACTGCGCATTGGCCTCGGATGTCAAAGCGGTCCTCGTTGGACATGATGACAAGTTTACCTTCCTTAAATTGGCCAAAGCCTCCTGCTATTTGCGGGATCCAGAGTGTCTGTTTTTGGCCACTGACGTGGACCCCTGGCACCCGCTGCAAGATGGAAGGATATTGCCAG gttcTGGGTGTCTGACAGCAGCGCTGGAAGTGGCAACAGGTCGGAAGGCTATGGTGATAGGCAAGCCCAGCCCCTTCATGTTTGAGTGCATCTCCAGCCAGTTCAGAGTTGACCCAGCCCAGTGCCTGATGGTGGGTGACCGCCTGGAGACAGACATGCTGTTTGGGGCCAACTGTGGCCTGGATACCATGCTTACACTCACAGGGATCTCTCAGATGAAGACAGCCCAGGAGTACAGAGACAGTGATCACTCCACAAATCAGAGCTTTGTACCGGACTATGTAGTGGATACCATTGCTGACTTCTTACCTGCTTTTGAGGACTGA
- the kgd4 gene encoding 28S ribosomal protein S36, mitochondrial isoform X1 — protein sequence MATVGRVVQVRLSNWVIYRYATTLVTQAVKPHAPLIKFPNREGVPRPNVQEALKTLAVSSPSPPPLVVPLPLSRPPGPLTRLPGTPDSLATVKELPQRYRRRALEAEEMDYIQRGGPE from the exons ATGGCGACTGTTGGGCGGGTTGTACAGGTACGCTTGTCTAACTGGGTAATTTATCGCTATGCAACAACTCTTGTCACTCAA GCTGTGAAACCTCATGCTCCACTAATCAAGTTTCCCAACAGAGAGGGGGTACCCAGGCCGAATG TCCAAGAGGCTCTTAAAACATTAGCAGTCAGCTCTCCTAGTCCACCTCCACTTGTAGTGCCGCTGCCGTTATCAAGACCCCCTGGACCTCTCACTCGGCTCCCTGGAACCCCAGACAGCTTGGCCACAGTGAAGGAACTCCCCCAAAGATACCGCAGGAGAGCACTGGAAGCAGAAGAGATGGACTATATTCAG CGTGGTGGACCAGAGTGA
- the kgd4 gene encoding 28S ribosomal protein S36, mitochondrial isoform X2 — MATVGRVVQAVKPHAPLIKFPNREGVPRPNVQEALKTLAVSSPSPPPLVVPLPLSRPPGPLTRLPGTPDSLATVKELPQRYRRRALEAEEMDYIQRGGPE, encoded by the exons ATGGCGACTGTTGGGCGGGTTGTACAG GCTGTGAAACCTCATGCTCCACTAATCAAGTTTCCCAACAGAGAGGGGGTACCCAGGCCGAATG TCCAAGAGGCTCTTAAAACATTAGCAGTCAGCTCTCCTAGTCCACCTCCACTTGTAGTGCCGCTGCCGTTATCAAGACCCCCTGGACCTCTCACTCGGCTCCCTGGAACCCCAGACAGCTTGGCCACAGTGAAGGAACTCCCCCAAAGATACCGCAGGAGAGCACTGGAAGCAGAAGAGATGGACTATATTCAG CGTGGTGGACCAGAGTGA